One Glycine soja cultivar W05 chromosome 2, ASM419377v2, whole genome shotgun sequence genomic region harbors:
- the LOC114371800 gene encoding uncharacterized protein LOC114371800 → MCPLRFILIFLSATLAGFLVLRNLRSQPHTTDVTELEDANSENEHTTLTSDAASPSLNHANATSKVWGALLSGFWTFLDMASGRYLWKHLVSSSSTKPE, encoded by the exons ATGTGTCCTCTCAGGTTTATTCTCATATTCCTGTCGGCAACACTTGCCGGCTTCTTGGTCCTTAGAAACCTTAGATCTCAACCTCACACCACTGATGTCACTGAGTTGGAGGACGCAAACAGTGAAAATGAACACaccaccctaacctcagatgctGCTTCTCCTTCCTTAAACCATGCAAATGCAACTTCCAAG GTTTGGGGTGCATTGCTATCTGGGTTCTGGACCTTCCTTGACATGGCTAGCGGTCGCTATCTTTGGAAGCACTTGGTCTCATCCTCTTCAACAAAGCCTGAATGA